A stretch of Haloprofundus halophilus DNA encodes these proteins:
- a CDS encoding mechanosensitive ion channel family protein, translating to MGTPLQVDPRGPISRFLVNTFGLDESVAYANTVDSAITFLIVFVAVYLIGRLLLLPVVGRLLDNRGLEAHAQKPLRKLFGVVIVFVAVGVAFAAAGFGNILTALATIGAAATLAIGFAMQDVIANFVAGVFIFTDRPFRIGDWIEWDGNSGIVEDISFRVTRVRTFDNELLTVPNSHLTDGVIKNPVAKNKLRLQVPFGIGYGDDIEKATEIILEEARKRDDILADPEPSVRLTELGDSAVVLKSRIWISQPSRADFVKTRGEYVTSVKQRFDAEGINIPFPNRTLSGSLDIEGLDRVMASADD from the coding sequence ATGGGAACCCCGCTGCAGGTCGATCCGCGCGGGCCGATTTCGAGATTTCTCGTCAACACGTTCGGCCTCGACGAGAGTGTCGCGTACGCCAACACCGTCGACTCGGCGATTACGTTTCTCATCGTCTTCGTCGCGGTGTACCTCATCGGCCGACTCCTCCTCCTGCCGGTCGTCGGCCGCCTGCTCGACAACCGAGGGCTGGAGGCGCACGCCCAGAAACCGCTGCGGAAACTGTTCGGCGTCGTCATCGTCTTCGTCGCCGTCGGCGTCGCCTTCGCCGCCGCCGGGTTCGGCAACATCCTCACTGCGCTGGCGACGATCGGTGCGGCGGCGACGCTCGCCATCGGGTTCGCGATGCAGGACGTCATCGCCAACTTCGTCGCGGGCGTGTTCATCTTTACCGACAGACCGTTCCGCATCGGCGACTGGATCGAGTGGGACGGCAACTCCGGCATCGTCGAGGACATCAGTTTCCGCGTCACTCGGGTTCGGACGTTCGACAACGAACTGCTGACGGTGCCGAACTCCCACCTCACAGACGGCGTCATCAAGAACCCCGTCGCGAAGAACAAACTCCGCCTGCAGGTGCCGTTCGGCATCGGCTACGGCGACGACATCGAGAAGGCGACGGAGATCATCCTCGAAGAGGCCCGGAAGCGCGACGACATCCTCGCCGACCCCGAACCGTCGGTCCGCCTGACGGAACTCGGCGACTCGGCGGTCGTCCTCAAGTCGCGCATCTGGATTTCGCAACCGAGTCGCGCCGACTTCGTGAAGACCCGCGGCGAGTACGTCACCTCGGTCAAACAGCGGTTCGACGCCGAGGGAATCAACATCCCGTTCCCGAACCGCACCCTCTCCGGCTCTCTCGACATCGAGGGGTTAGACCGCGTGATGGCCAGCGCCGACGACTGA
- a CDS encoding YhbY family RNA-binding protein, which translates to MVDDELRKEAHDLDVTVWVGKSGIEAVTEELRDQLDDRKLVKVKFLRAARGGTSTDELADELAEAVNAKLVETRGNTAVYH; encoded by the coding sequence ATGGTAGACGACGAGTTACGCAAAGAGGCCCACGACCTCGACGTGACGGTCTGGGTCGGCAAGAGCGGCATCGAAGCGGTGACCGAGGAACTGCGCGACCAACTCGACGACCGGAAACTCGTGAAGGTGAAGTTCCTGCGGGCGGCCCGCGGTGGAACGTCGACCGACGAACTCGCCGACGAACTCGCCGAGGCGGTGAACGCGAAACTGGTGGAGACGCGGGGGAACACGGCGGTGTACCACTGA
- a CDS encoding ribonuclease P protein component 4: MPSIAEERIARLHELAREATKEREFDRSREYVRLARRLSERNRCGLPREFKRFSCDACDVYLVPSVNARVRLQDGHVVIRCDCGHIARYPYRD; the protein is encoded by the coding sequence ATGCCGAGCATCGCCGAGGAGCGCATCGCGCGATTACACGAACTCGCCCGCGAGGCGACCAAAGAGCGCGAGTTCGACCGCTCCCGCGAGTACGTCCGCCTCGCTCGCCGCCTCTCCGAACGGAACCGCTGCGGCCTCCCCCGCGAGTTCAAGCGCTTCTCCTGTGACGCCTGCGACGTCTATCTCGTGCCGAGCGTCAACGCTCGCGTCCGCCTCCAGGACGGCCACGTGGTGATTCGCTGCGACTGCGGTCACATCGCCCGCTATCCGTACCGCGACTGA
- a CDS encoding glycosyltransferase family 4 protein — protein sequence MRVLNYLELASRLHRSGIGTSTDHQRAALEATDVEVVTSPWRGGSPARIPLSALGGRNPVVEFDVAHCNLIGPGSLAVARHAKHYDKPLVLHSHVTSEDFAESFRGSNLAAKPLRRYLRWFYSQADLVLCPSQYTKGILESYPVDAPIRPISNGVDVESLDGFEGFREEYRERFGLDGLVVFTVGNVFERKGLTTFCRLAEETEYEFAWFGPYDSGPQASTEVRHWTENPPENVTFTGWVDDKRGAFGAGDVYLFPTKNENQGIAVLEAMACGKAVVLRDIPVFEEFYTHSHDCLKCSTRAEFRRALDLLAQDPDLRERLGENARATAAEHSLERVGEELVRAYEDVSAGRA from the coding sequence GTGCGCGTCCTCAACTACCTCGAACTCGCTTCACGACTCCACCGAAGCGGCATCGGCACGTCGACGGACCACCAGCGCGCCGCGCTCGAAGCGACCGACGTCGAGGTCGTCACCTCGCCGTGGCGCGGCGGGTCACCGGCCCGAATCCCCCTCAGCGCGCTCGGCGGTCGAAACCCCGTCGTGGAGTTCGACGTCGCCCACTGCAACCTCATCGGACCAGGGAGCCTCGCCGTCGCTCGGCACGCCAAACACTACGACAAGCCGCTCGTGCTCCACAGCCACGTCACGAGCGAGGACTTCGCCGAGAGTTTCCGGGGGTCGAACCTCGCCGCGAAGCCGCTGCGGCGTTACCTCCGGTGGTTCTACTCGCAGGCGGACCTCGTGCTCTGTCCCAGTCAGTACACGAAAGGTATCCTCGAATCGTACCCTGTCGACGCCCCCATCCGGCCGATATCGAACGGTGTCGACGTCGAATCGCTCGACGGGTTCGAGGGGTTCCGCGAGGAGTACCGCGAGCGGTTCGGACTCGACGGCCTCGTCGTCTTCACCGTCGGCAACGTCTTCGAGCGCAAGGGGCTGACGACGTTCTGCAGGCTCGCCGAGGAGACCGAGTACGAGTTCGCGTGGTTCGGCCCGTACGACTCCGGGCCGCAGGCGTCGACGGAGGTGCGGCACTGGACCGAAAATCCCCCGGAGAATGTCACCTTCACCGGCTGGGTCGACGACAAGCGCGGCGCGTTCGGCGCGGGCGACGTCTACCTCTTCCCGACGAAGAACGAGAACCAGGGCATCGCCGTCCTCGAGGCGATGGCCTGCGGGAAGGCGGTCGTCCTCCGGGACATCCCCGTCTTCGAGGAGTTCTACACCCACAGCCACGACTGTCTGAAGTGCTCGACCCGCGCGGAGTTTCGCCGCGCGCTCGACCTCTTGGCGCAAGACCCCGACCTCCGGGAGCGACTCGGCGAGAACGCCAGAGCGACGGCGGCCGAACACAGTCTGGAACGCGTCGGCGAGGAACTCGTGCGAGCGTACGAAGACGTCTCGGCCGGCCGGGCCTGA
- a CDS encoding glycosyltransferase yields MHSVVAFTDTYLPTVNGVTYTVESWRDRWQARGGRMDVVYPGSDGYDPGDGEYPIRSLPFPFYDGFRFGLPRVPRAVRDVDVVHAHTPFALGLGGLRLARREDLPFVVSYHTPSSEYASYLTSRERLESGIERLSESYERWFLGHAAAVVVPSEATKRDLQSRIADDAPIRVVPNGVDTDRFRPVDATAFRERHGLTDAGTLVGYTGRHGYEKCLSDIVEAVDGLDATVVFGGDGPAREHLEARARQRGVDARFFGFLDREELPAFYSSLDAFLFPSPVETQGLVALEANACGTPVVGVDEGALSDTIEEGVTGYHYDLGDTAGFRAAIERTLAEAGELERRCLDRRESMSVEHAVDRLADVYDGATAEA; encoded by the coding sequence ATGCACTCGGTCGTCGCGTTCACCGACACCTACCTGCCCACCGTCAACGGCGTCACCTACACCGTCGAGTCGTGGCGCGACCGCTGGCAGGCCCGCGGCGGGCGGATGGACGTGGTCTACCCCGGCTCGGACGGCTACGACCCGGGAGACGGCGAGTACCCCATCCGGAGCCTCCCGTTTCCCTTCTACGACGGGTTCCGGTTCGGACTCCCGCGCGTCCCCCGGGCGGTGCGAGACGTCGACGTCGTCCACGCGCACACGCCGTTCGCGCTCGGGCTCGGCGGCCTCCGCCTCGCCCGCCGCGAAGACCTGCCGTTCGTCGTCTCCTACCACACGCCGAGCAGCGAGTACGCCTCGTATCTCACCTCGCGCGAACGCCTCGAATCCGGCATCGAGCGCCTCTCGGAGTCGTACGAGCGGTGGTTCCTCGGTCACGCGGCGGCCGTCGTCGTCCCGAGCGAGGCGACGAAGCGCGACCTACAGAGCCGTATCGCCGACGACGCACCCATCCGCGTTGTCCCCAACGGCGTCGACACCGACCGCTTTCGCCCCGTCGACGCGACGGCGTTCCGCGAGCGACACGGTCTCACGGATGCGGGGACGCTCGTCGGCTACACGGGCCGACACGGCTACGAAAAGTGTCTCAGCGACATCGTCGAAGCCGTCGACGGACTCGACGCGACGGTCGTCTTCGGCGGCGACGGCCCCGCGCGCGAGCACCTCGAAGCCAGGGCGCGCCAACGCGGCGTCGACGCCCGCTTCTTCGGCTTTCTCGACCGCGAAGAGCTCCCGGCGTTCTACAGTTCGCTCGACGCGTTCCTGTTTCCGAGTCCGGTCGAGACGCAAGGATTAGTCGCGCTCGAAGCCAACGCCTGCGGAACGCCCGTCGTCGGCGTCGACGAGGGCGCGCTCTCGGACACTATCGAGGAGGGCGTCACCGGCTATCACTACGACCTCGGCGACACGGCGGGGTTCAGAGCGGCTATCGAGCGGACGCTCGCCGAGGCCGGAGAGCTCGAACGGCGGTGTCTCGACCGCC